The window AATGGTCAGAGGAGAAGCATTAGTTGCAGCAGTTGGAGTCATCATATGGCCACTCCAAAAGAATAGGAAGAGCACAACCATTTAGCAATAAGATTCGGCTATTCACTTCTGCGGTCGGTGATATCAATAGGATCGATAGAATAGACATTTCCCTTGGTGCCCGTAAAGGGCAACATATAAAATCCCACGAGTTCGCTCCTGCCATTCACGGAAGCAGGTATTGCAATCAAGCATTCTAACGTGAATGCAAAGGACATGTTCTGGGCATGAATGCAGCAGCCATGAACTACAAATCCCACTTTTCGTAGCCCTCGTGCAGGATCTTGAATGATTGATAATGAAGATGATTACAGGAGGAGTGAAACACATCTGCAACGAATATTATTAATGAATCCATCCCACACATTCACACTTCCATCTTGTTATTTCTGCTATCCACCCCCCAATTTATTGTTGATCAAACACATAAATCAGATTATTCTCATCCTTCACCAcagaatcaagaaaataaaataacaaaagaaaatcatcagCACACCCTAGAAAAGCACTTATTTCCAGCTTGAGTACGTCCCTTTGCAGAATTTTTTTCACTCTTTGCCCAACCCTGCAGGTTTAAACATTCATCTTTGCAGGGGGTCCACGGTTCGCACAATTGCACCTGTCATCCCTTCAAGCCGGTCCTTTGTAATTTCCACAAAGTGACCTAATATTTCATGGAACTGCTTCAAACCTGCAAGCGGAAGAATGATGGAAGACCTGTCGGTGCCTGCAACCTGCATTCACATACCATCCCAACACTCACTTTGTTAGTTTAATATCACTAAGTTTCTTAATGACACATCGCAAATAGTTTTAGATTACCTCAGATATCCTCAGGAAATGGCCTCTGTTGTTGCTCCCTAGatcaaagaaaaacttcttCTGGTCAACTCTAATTACCTTCGACACTCCCATGTTACCAATCTCATCCTGTGCTGGCAATTCTGCCGATCTGTCCACATTCAAATCAGAAGAAGCCGGGGCAGATTGTCCACTATGACCAGATATGAAGCCTGCACCTACATCATCTGAAAACCCAACAAGACTTCCTGTAGGCTCAGAACTTTGCTGCTTCAGACCACATGATCAGGAAGGCCAAGGGAGCatcccggaaaaaaaaaaaaagtgagttcCCTCgagacaagaaaagaaaaagcctaaAGCAAttgaataggaaaaaagaacaTGGAATATCCACAAGCATAAGAGAAATTcaacatatttttcttaaaacagAGCATGGGCAGGTCATTAAGAACTCCTAGCTATGACGAGTCATActataaccatttttttttatgggtcaAAATCATACTATACCTGGTTGGGAAGTATGAAAAGCGTTGATGCTTCATTAATCTCAGCCAAGATA of the Eucalyptus grandis isolate ANBG69807.140 chromosome 10, ASM1654582v1, whole genome shotgun sequence genome contains:
- the LOC104422252 gene encoding LOW QUALITY PROTEIN: transcription factor Pur-alpha 1 (The sequence of the model RefSeq protein was modified relative to this genomic sequence to represent the inferred CDS: deleted 2 bases in 1 codon) — translated: MEGNSGGGGGGGGGGGGGGGVVGGGNDVELMCKTLQVEHKLFYFDLKENPRGRYLKISEKTSATRSTIIVPFSGISWFLDLFNYYVSTDDQEASSKELQLDTKVFYFDVGENRRGRFLRVSEASVSRNRSTIIVPAGSTRDEGWATFRNILAEINEASTLFILPNQQSSEPTGSLVGFSDDVGAGFISGHSGQSAPASSDLNVDRSAELPAQDEIGNMGVSKVIRVDQKKFFFDLGSNNRGHFLRISEVAGTDRSSIILPLAGLKQFHEILGHFVEITKDRLEGMTGAIVRTVDPLQR